From Chloroflexia bacterium SDU3-3, the proteins below share one genomic window:
- the phoU gene encoding phosphate signaling complex protein PhoU produces the protein MRDRYVKQLKTVHDDLLRMGSRVEHSLADAMRALETWDTALADLVIAGDKEIDVARNQIEEAVQQLLATQQPVLATDLRTLNATVAIAGELERAGDYAKGIAKRVGRCLRAPELIETPGGLHRLGEYAQQMLNASLDCFVRLDVNLARTLAYEDEKVDDLEDQVSAELMNAARANPGTLDCVINLLDVSHTLERVADRSTNIAERVIYIATSQTEALNV, from the coding sequence ATGCGCGACCGCTATGTGAAGCAGCTGAAGACGGTACATGATGACCTGCTGCGGATGGGCAGCCGGGTGGAACATTCGCTAGCCGATGCGATGCGCGCCCTAGAGACCTGGGACACGGCCCTGGCCGACCTCGTGATCGCTGGCGATAAAGAGATCGACGTGGCCCGCAACCAGATCGAGGAGGCCGTGCAGCAGCTGCTGGCCACCCAGCAGCCAGTGCTGGCCACCGACCTGCGCACCCTGAACGCCACCGTGGCGATCGCGGGCGAGCTTGAGCGCGCTGGCGACTACGCCAAGGGCATCGCCAAGCGGGTGGGCCGCTGCCTGCGCGCCCCCGAGCTGATCGAGACCCCCGGCGGCCTGCACCGCCTGGGCGAGTACGCCCAGCAGATGCTCAACGCCTCGCTCGACTGCTTCGTGCGGCTGGATGTGAACCTGGCCCGCACGCTGGCCTACGAGGACGAGAAGGTGGACGACCTGGAGGATCAGGTCTCCGCCGAGCTGATGAACGCGGCGCGCGCCAACCCCGGCACGCTCGACTGCGTGATCAACCTGCTGGATGTCTCGCATACGCTGGAGCGCGTGGCCGACCGCTCGACCAACATCGCCGAGCGCGTGATCTATATCGCCACCAGCCAGACCGAGGCGCTGAACGTCTAG